A stretch of Longibacter salinarum DNA encodes these proteins:
- a CDS encoding T9SS type A sorting domain-containing protein, whose protein sequence is MMNFLDTPLSRLLGALSFVILLGLGWWIGSELYDSDAPSEERAVHEGFWPGGEAPHTPDAYPSPSPSGELKPVEAGIGAEDDPIARARFDWMRLRDPSTGRIPKGIRAAELSFAETLPKDWSKSLSWNKRGPFNIGGRTRALAYDISDPTYQTILAAGVSGGIWRTTDGGTSWSRVTDPDQRPSITSLTQDTRTGKTDIWYASTGERRGNSAGGGAGAFYRGDGVYKSTDGGLTWSILPSTDGESTQFDSVFDYTWRVRTDPSNATQDEVYVAAANSIVRSTDGGATWSAVLGGSAVFPEMEITSTGVVYATLSQSTNNSGLYRSPDGVNWTNITPADFPAIEAQRTTIGVNPSNEDEVWFLTYAPGSGPAGDDGSGPAIDHELWMYDAGDGSWTDHSDLLPTRGDGQVGSVGGASGDFNTQNGYDIFVKVHPADGGTVFAGGRNLWRIDTTATAGSADSWIGGYTQTNISFATYEPSGSDPHHPDQHGAIFQPDDPSVMITASDGGVHRTTDNMVSGDGNVVYESLNNGYFSTQFYHVCSNADPTDPTVMGGMQDNGTWFTQTSDPTADWTEQLGGDGANCAIANAATRPGTARYPSLQNGQLTRWDYDENGTLTSAVFVYPTSASGILFVHPFELDPVKRNVMYYPGGTSMWRTENAESTSGIVWDELSNAALAGHVITALDASEADSAHVLYYGTVDPNGGQGRVYRLAAADTVQSAADADDVTDAAFPTGGYVSDIAVDPADSDRVLVAFSNYNVTSLFFTEDGGQTWTDVEGNLAGTSLGGGLNTGPSIRSVAILPQPELSQTTFYVGTSVGLYSTSSLSGGTTSWTQEGPNSIGTVVVDDVDARAADGQILVGTHANGVYSSSAPLPVELAEFTATVTDQDVELTWQTTSETNNAYFQIDHRAGDAPFQKLHTTPGAGTSSDPQSYRYRVTDLGAGSHDFRLQQVDVDGSVNLNATRTVEVTLSQPFVLTSPAPNPVADKSRMSLTVQESQPVKVHVYNTLGQRVQTLFDGEVRANTPVDLTLEADNLSSGAYFVRVEGRSFTTTRKATVVR, encoded by the coding sequence ATGATGAACTTTCTCGATACGCCCCTTTCTCGCCTCTTAGGCGCATTGTCCTTTGTCATATTGCTCGGTCTAGGATGGTGGATCGGATCGGAGTTGTACGATTCCGACGCTCCGAGCGAAGAGCGCGCCGTTCATGAAGGGTTTTGGCCTGGAGGAGAGGCGCCACACACTCCCGATGCCTATCCGTCACCGAGTCCGAGTGGCGAACTGAAGCCTGTCGAGGCCGGCATCGGTGCGGAAGACGATCCGATCGCGCGTGCTCGCTTCGACTGGATGCGTCTGCGCGACCCCAGCACGGGACGTATTCCCAAAGGTATCCGCGCAGCGGAACTCTCGTTCGCGGAAACCCTGCCGAAGGACTGGAGCAAGTCGCTTTCCTGGAACAAGCGCGGCCCCTTTAACATCGGCGGTCGCACACGAGCTCTGGCCTACGACATCAGCGACCCGACGTACCAGACGATCCTCGCCGCAGGCGTCTCCGGCGGGATCTGGCGCACCACCGACGGCGGCACTTCCTGGTCCCGCGTCACCGATCCGGACCAGCGCCCCTCCATCACAAGCCTCACGCAGGACACGCGCACCGGTAAGACCGATATCTGGTACGCCAGTACGGGCGAACGGCGTGGCAACTCCGCCGGCGGCGGCGCCGGCGCCTTCTACCGCGGCGACGGCGTCTACAAGTCGACCGACGGCGGCCTGACCTGGTCCATTCTCCCCAGCACGGACGGCGAGTCAACACAGTTCGACTCCGTGTTCGACTATACCTGGCGCGTCCGCACCGACCCATCCAACGCGACGCAGGACGAGGTCTACGTCGCCGCTGCCAACTCGATCGTCCGCAGTACGGACGGTGGAGCCACGTGGAGTGCGGTCCTTGGCGGATCGGCCGTGTTTCCGGAAATGGAAATCACCTCGACCGGCGTCGTCTATGCAACGCTGAGCCAGTCCACGAACAACAGCGGACTGTACCGTTCGCCAGACGGAGTGAACTGGACGAACATCACGCCGGCCGACTTCCCGGCCATCGAAGCCCAACGCACGACGATTGGCGTGAACCCGTCCAACGAAGATGAGGTCTGGTTCCTCACGTATGCCCCCGGCAGCGGCCCGGCTGGCGACGACGGATCCGGCCCAGCCATCGATCACGAGCTGTGGATGTACGACGCCGGTGACGGCTCCTGGACCGATCACAGCGACCTCCTCCCCACGCGCGGGGACGGCCAGGTCGGGAGTGTCGGCGGGGCGAGTGGCGACTTCAACACGCAGAACGGCTACGACATTTTTGTGAAGGTCCACCCGGCTGACGGTGGCACCGTGTTCGCCGGAGGACGCAACCTCTGGCGCATCGACACAACCGCCACGGCTGGCAGCGCAGATAGCTGGATCGGCGGCTACACGCAAACGAACATCTCGTTCGCGACTTACGAGCCCTCCGGCAGTGACCCGCACCACCCCGACCAGCACGGCGCAATCTTTCAGCCGGACGACCCCTCCGTCATGATTACGGCTAGCGACGGTGGCGTGCACCGCACCACGGACAACATGGTCTCGGGCGACGGCAACGTCGTCTACGAAAGCTTGAACAACGGCTACTTCAGCACACAGTTTTACCACGTATGCAGCAACGCCGACCCCACCGATCCCACCGTGATGGGCGGCATGCAGGATAACGGGACCTGGTTCACGCAAACCTCAGACCCGACGGCAGACTGGACGGAGCAGCTCGGCGGTGACGGAGCAAACTGTGCAATTGCAAATGCGGCTACGCGCCCCGGAACGGCCCGCTACCCGTCGCTGCAGAACGGACAGCTCACGCGGTGGGACTACGATGAAAACGGCACACTCACGAGCGCCGTCTTCGTATACCCGACTAGCGCCTCCGGTATCCTCTTCGTCCACCCGTTCGAACTGGACCCAGTGAAACGGAACGTCATGTACTATCCCGGCGGCACCTCGATGTGGCGAACGGAGAACGCAGAAAGCACCTCCGGCATCGTCTGGGATGAACTCTCGAACGCAGCCCTGGCAGGACATGTCATCACCGCCCTTGACGCCTCGGAAGCCGACTCCGCGCACGTGCTCTACTACGGCACCGTGGATCCCAACGGTGGCCAGGGCCGCGTCTACCGTCTCGCAGCAGCTGACACCGTGCAGTCCGCAGCGGACGCAGACGATGTGACCGATGCAGCCTTCCCGACGGGCGGATACGTGAGCGACATCGCCGTCGACCCGGCAGATAGTGACCGCGTCCTCGTCGCGTTTTCCAACTACAACGTGACCAGTCTCTTCTTTACAGAGGACGGCGGCCAAACGTGGACGGACGTAGAGGGCAACCTCGCCGGTACGTCCCTCGGGGGCGGTCTTAACACAGGCCCTTCGATCCGTTCCGTGGCGATTCTGCCACAACCTGAGCTCTCGCAGACCACCTTTTACGTCGGAACAAGCGTCGGTCTGTACTCGACCAGTTCGCTGTCCGGCGGCACCACGTCCTGGACGCAGGAGGGACCGAACAGCATCGGCACGGTCGTCGTCGACGACGTCGACGCCCGCGCTGCGGACGGGCAGATTCTTGTCGGAACGCATGCCAACGGCGTATACAGCTCCAGCGCGCCACTGCCGGTCGAGCTGGCCGAATTCACAGCAACGGTCACCGACCAGGACGTCGAGTTGACCTGGCAAACTACCTCCGAGACCAATAACGCCTACTTCCAGATCGACCATCGGGCGGGCGATGCCCCCTTCCAGAAGCTGCACACGACGCCGGGAGCGGGCACGTCATCGGACCCGCAGAGCTACCGCTACCGGGTCACCGATCTTGGCGCCGGCTCACACGATTTCCGCCTACAACAGGTTGACGTAGACGGCAGCGTGAACCTCAACGCCACGCGAACGGTCGAGGTGACTCTCAGTCAACCCTTCGTTCTGACGTCCCCGGCTCCGAACCCGGTCGCCGACAAGTCGCGCATGAGCCTGACGGT